TCTGCGACGCAGTTGGACACATCGTTTTGTCGCACGCTAAGAGCGTGAAGTCGGAGAAGTAACCCATGACCGGCGGAGCAAATCTCGATGATGACGATATCATCAGTGGTATCAATGTGACTCCTTTGGTGGACATCATGTTGGTTCTGCTCATTATCTTCATGCTCACCGCAAACATCATCAACAACCCCGCTATCCAGGTCGATCTCCCTAAGGCATCCACCGGTGAAGCCACAGAGCCCACCACCATTGCTTTAACCCTCACGGAAAATGGTTCAATCTACCTCAATGGCGAGCTAACTACGAAGCCGGCACTGATTGCCTACCTACCCCAAGTGGCCAAAGAAGATGCAAAGGCACAGGCCCTTATCGCCGCAGACAAAGCAGTACCCCACGGGCAGGTGATCGAGCTTATCGATTTGGTCCGCCAAATGGGTGTGTACCGATTTGCTCTCAATATCGATCCCAACCAGGCACCCATTCAAATGGGTGCACCGTGAAGCCACCCCGCGAGACCATTGTATTCCTGGTCGCTCTGCTTGTTTCATGCATCGGGCACTGGGTGCTGATTGACCGCGGAGCCTCCTACGCCCGCGCTCAGCCGCGGCCCACTTATGTACCGGTGGAGATGGCATTGGTGGAACCACCTCCCCCACCGCCGCCCGTTGAGGAAGCGCCACCG
This genomic stretch from Deltaproteobacteria bacterium harbors:
- a CDS encoding biopolymer transporter ExbD; this encodes MTGGANLDDDDIISGINVTPLVDIMLVLLIIFMLTANIINNPAIQVDLPKASTGEATEPTTIALTLTENGSIYLNGELTTKPALIAYLPQVAKEDAKAQALIAADKAVPHGQVIELIDLVRQMGVYRFALNIDPNQAPIQMGAP